Proteins encoded together in one Acanthochromis polyacanthus isolate Apoly-LR-REF ecotype Palm Island chromosome 12, KAUST_Apoly_ChrSc, whole genome shotgun sequence window:
- the LOC110948773 gene encoding interleukin-21 receptor-like isoform X3, with translation MDEFYNITWDSRKSLCELKYMVRIRESRDLFKDPFLIREVEEMYFPLQRELLEPHVSYTVDVQAQVYDAHRGPWSEFSSSAEWRTTGTATEVEGIARSWWYVSVPVALLLCLLLLVYFQKPCWQKKLKLITYVPKPNEFFKPLYHNYDGNFKEWVKPVFSEYDYLMISSNAQVISETQHDVLQWNNKKQSYTEESETKQVGGSFVNMLQPPSNLLLHLQDGGSSQGTSHSTGHISIHTVTLSGEEFEEEVSSQSSINTLRSYQDGESFGSFEEDNRENAGYDSDEPQMNRMARQRDLINDLLVENIDFEPHGQFNEPERVSLDSFVSNEQSEDGYPHVDLDTIDSGFGECSSPSASDSNTAEHKDSDLFQEHKNSNSNYVKQWMVCSTIQEDSSNLENEAHEVQ, from the exons ATGGATGAATTCTACAACATCACTTGGGACAGCCGCAAAAGCTTGTGTGAGCTGAAATACATGGTGCGCATAAGAGAAAGTAGAGACTTGTTTAAG GATCCATTTCTTATCCGTGAAGTGGAAGAGATGTACTTTCCGTTACAACGCGAGCTACTGGAACCACATGTCAGCTATACTGTGGATGTTCAGGCCCAAGTGTATGATGCCCATCGGGGTCCGTGGAGTGAATTTAGTTCTTCTGCTGAATGGAGAACAACAGGAACTGCTACAGAAGTTGAAG GAATTGCTCGCTCTTGGTGGTACGTGTCGGTTCCCGTCGCtcttctcctctgcctcctgTTGCTGGTTTATTTCCAAAAACC GTGTTGGCAGAAAAAGCTCAAGCTGATTACATATGTCCCCAAGCCGAATGAGTTTTTCAAGCCCCTGTACCACAACTACGATGGAAACTTCAAG GAATGGGTGAAGCCTGTCTTCAGCGAGTACGATTACCTAATGATCAGCTCCAACGCTCAGGTGATCAGCGAGACGCAGCATGACGTCCTTCAGTGGAACAACAAGAAGCAAAGCTACACCGAGGAAAGCGAGACGAAACAAGTCGGAGGCTCTTTCGTCAATATGCTGCAGCCTCCCAGCAACCTGCTGCTGCACCTCCAGGACGGCGGCAGCTCGCAGGGCACCAGCCACTCCACGGGTCACATCTCCATCCATACTGTCACCCTGTCCGGAGAAGAGTTTGAGGAGGAGGTCTCGTCACAGAGCTCCATCAACACCCTCAGAAGTTACCAAGACGGTGAAAGCTTCGGTTCATTTGAGGAAGACAACAGAGAGAACGCTGGTTATGATTCGGATGAACCTCAAATGAACAGGATGGCTCGACAACGTGATCTAATCAATGACCTGTTGGTGGAAAATATAGACTTTGAGCCACATGGCCAGTTTAATGAACCAGAGAGGGTATCGCTGGACTCATTTGTGTCCAATGAGCAGTCGGAAGACGGCTACCCTCATGTAGACTTGGACACCATTGACAGTGGTTTTGGAGAGTGCAGCAGCCCCAGCGCCTCAGACTCAAACACAGCAGAGCACAAGGACTCAGATTTATTCCAGGAGCacaaaaattcaaattcaaactACGTCAAGCAGTGGATGGTATGCAGCACAATTCAGGAAGACTCTAGCAACTTGGAGAATGAAGCCCATGAAGTCCAGTGA
- the LOC110948773 gene encoding interleukin-21 receptor-like isoform X1, with protein MCFFGYIFVENKLPELADIAVFSKSFQGVEICGGQMLNLVNTASTSDCIFLFASTVASLCNVTCTTDYEKSVNCSCSSLPTYPVHLQMNCTHTLPDEILAANSSCVITPPSSGCEMILETLYEVAFVGSACTTTVSEQDNQVMTNSESSTWALSDVVKPSPPFNVQVTNMDEFYNITWDSRKSLCELKYMVRIRESRDLFKDPFLIREVEEMYFPLQRELLEPHVSYTVDVQAQVYDAHRGPWSEFSSSAEWRTTGTATEVEGIARSWWYVSVPVALLLCLLLLVYFQKPCWQKKLKLITYVPKPNEFFKPLYHNYDGNFKEWVKPVFSEYDYLMISSNAQVISETQHDVLQWNNKKQSYTEESETKQVGGSFVNMLQPPSNLLLHLQDGGSSQGTSHSTGHISIHTVTLSGEEFEEEVSSQSSINTLRSYQDGESFGSFEEDNRENAGYDSDEPQMNRMARQRDLINDLLVENIDFEPHGQFNEPERVSLDSFVSNEQSEDGYPHVDLDTIDSGFGECSSPSASDSNTAEHKDSDLFQEHKNSNSNYVKQWMVCSTIQEDSSNLENEAHEVQ; from the exons ATGTGCTTCTTCGGCTACATTTTCGTAGAAAATAAGCTTCCTGAATTGGCAGACATTGCTGTATTTAGTAAATCATTTCAAGGAGTAGAGATCTGTGGAGGACAAATGTTAAATTTAGTGAATACAGCTTCTACATCTgactgcatttttctttttgcttctaCAGTTGCGTCTTTGTGCAATGTCACCTGCACGACAGACTACGAAAAGTCCGTGAACTGTTCGTGTTCAAGCTTGCCGACATATCCTGTCCACCTCCAAATGAATTGCACGCACACGTTGCC GGATGAAATATTGGCGGCTAATAGCAGCTGTGTTATCACACCGCCTTCCTCCGGGTGCGAAATGATACTGGAGACACTTTATGAAGTTGCATTCGTTGGTTCAGCGTGCACTACGACAGTCAGTGAACAAGATAACCAAGTAATGACGAACAGTGAGTCATCCACCTGGGCACTGAGTGATGTGG tgaaaccttCACCTCCTTTCAATGTTCAAGTGACAAACATGGATGAATTCTACAACATCACTTGGGACAGCCGCAAAAGCTTGTGTGAGCTGAAATACATGGTGCGCATAAGAGAAAGTAGAGACTTGTTTAAG GATCCATTTCTTATCCGTGAAGTGGAAGAGATGTACTTTCCGTTACAACGCGAGCTACTGGAACCACATGTCAGCTATACTGTGGATGTTCAGGCCCAAGTGTATGATGCCCATCGGGGTCCGTGGAGTGAATTTAGTTCTTCTGCTGAATGGAGAACAACAGGAACTGCTACAGAAGTTGAAG GAATTGCTCGCTCTTGGTGGTACGTGTCGGTTCCCGTCGCtcttctcctctgcctcctgTTGCTGGTTTATTTCCAAAAACC GTGTTGGCAGAAAAAGCTCAAGCTGATTACATATGTCCCCAAGCCGAATGAGTTTTTCAAGCCCCTGTACCACAACTACGATGGAAACTTCAAG GAATGGGTGAAGCCTGTCTTCAGCGAGTACGATTACCTAATGATCAGCTCCAACGCTCAGGTGATCAGCGAGACGCAGCATGACGTCCTTCAGTGGAACAACAAGAAGCAAAGCTACACCGAGGAAAGCGAGACGAAACAAGTCGGAGGCTCTTTCGTCAATATGCTGCAGCCTCCCAGCAACCTGCTGCTGCACCTCCAGGACGGCGGCAGCTCGCAGGGCACCAGCCACTCCACGGGTCACATCTCCATCCATACTGTCACCCTGTCCGGAGAAGAGTTTGAGGAGGAGGTCTCGTCACAGAGCTCCATCAACACCCTCAGAAGTTACCAAGACGGTGAAAGCTTCGGTTCATTTGAGGAAGACAACAGAGAGAACGCTGGTTATGATTCGGATGAACCTCAAATGAACAGGATGGCTCGACAACGTGATCTAATCAATGACCTGTTGGTGGAAAATATAGACTTTGAGCCACATGGCCAGTTTAATGAACCAGAGAGGGTATCGCTGGACTCATTTGTGTCCAATGAGCAGTCGGAAGACGGCTACCCTCATGTAGACTTGGACACCATTGACAGTGGTTTTGGAGAGTGCAGCAGCCCCAGCGCCTCAGACTCAAACACAGCAGAGCACAAGGACTCAGATTTATTCCAGGAGCacaaaaattcaaattcaaactACGTCAAGCAGTGGATGGTATGCAGCACAATTCAGGAAGACTCTAGCAACTTGGAGAATGAAGCCCATGAAGTCCAGTGA